A single region of the Acidimicrobiia bacterium genome encodes:
- a CDS encoding CarD family transcriptional regulator has protein sequence PAKEAPAKEAPAKKAPAKKAPARKAPAKEAPAKKAPAKEAPARKAPAKKASPFSVGDKVVYPHHGAAVITKKERRDFDGSKTEFFVLQVAIDQLVLRVPVASAVELGVRPVISKTAARKVLGTFRSEPEEAGANWSRWYKLLTEKINSGDIYQVAEVVRDLTYAQQTKGISPALKRMLSKARLILASELRFALDLDEEEAMARLDKALPEVETDDDE, from the coding sequence CTCCGGCGAAGGAGGCTCCGGCGAAGGAGGCTCCGGCGAAGAAGGCTCCGGCGAAGAAGGCTCCCGCCAGGAAGGCTCCGGCCAAGGAGGCTCCCGCGAAGAAGGCTCCGGCCAAGGAGGCTCCCGCCAGGAAAGCTCCGGCCAAGAAGGCATCCCCGTTCTCTGTCGGGGACAAGGTGGTGTACCCGCACCACGGTGCGGCCGTCATCACCAAGAAGGAGCGCCGCGACTTCGACGGCTCCAAGACCGAGTTCTTCGTCCTCCAGGTCGCCATCGACCAACTCGTGCTGCGGGTTCCCGTGGCCAGCGCCGTCGAACTCGGTGTGCGCCCGGTGATCTCCAAGACCGCGGCTCGCAAGGTGCTCGGCACCTTCAGGAGCGAACCGGAGGAGGCCGGCGCCAACTGGTCTCGCTGGTACAAGCTGCTGACCGAGAAGATCAACAGCGGCGACATCTATCAGGTGGCCGAGGTCGTCAGGGATCTGACCTACGCCCAACAGACCAAGGGCATCTCGCCGGCGCTGAAGAGGATGCTCTCCAAGGCCCGGTTGATCCTGGCGTCGGAGCTTCGGTTCGCCCTCGATCTGGACGAGGAGGAGGCAATGGCCCGCCTCGACAAGGCCCTCCCCGAGGTCGAGACCGACGACGACGAGTGA
- a CDS encoding TRAM domain-containing protein, with protein sequence MLIEAVRLVVTLAFTALGFVVGDELPRSGVVDSDPDLTGILGAVLGAGVGYVAGGLLGRLFRRLLDASPRVTEHATGPQLFAGAFGLLTGVLVGAVAAVPLVVLLHPLAGWPLAGLVVIVLGAWGSRLFSHRASDLLAAAGIKSVSPDATDVDQYVVDSSAAIDGRFLDLARAGLMRGVMVVAGFVVDELQGIADSGDRNRRRRGRRGLDVLEALTEVPWLTVRSEPRTFPLFEEVDAKLVALADDLGARLVTTDHNLAKAAALRGLEVLDLQALGDLLKSGPMAGETVRILVERAGTEPGQGIAFLEDGTMVVVEGAAGIVGDEVDVEVTSALRTSVGRMLFARLEE encoded by the coding sequence ATGCTGATCGAAGCCGTGCGCCTGGTCGTGACGCTGGCGTTCACCGCGCTCGGTTTTGTCGTCGGTGACGAACTCCCGCGGTCGGGGGTCGTCGACAGTGATCCGGACCTGACCGGCATCCTCGGAGCGGTACTCGGTGCCGGTGTCGGTTACGTTGCGGGGGGACTCCTCGGGCGATTGTTCAGGCGACTCCTCGATGCCTCTCCCCGAGTGACGGAGCACGCCACCGGTCCCCAGTTGTTCGCCGGTGCGTTCGGGCTCCTCACCGGCGTTCTCGTCGGCGCCGTAGCCGCGGTCCCGCTGGTGGTGCTGCTCCACCCGTTGGCCGGGTGGCCGCTGGCCGGTCTCGTCGTCATCGTCCTGGGTGCGTGGGGCAGCCGCCTGTTCTCTCACCGGGCGAGTGATCTCCTCGCCGCCGCGGGGATCAAGAGCGTGTCTCCCGACGCCACCGACGTGGATCAGTATGTGGTCGACTCGTCGGCGGCCATCGACGGGCGTTTCCTGGACCTCGCTCGGGCGGGTCTCATGCGGGGTGTGATGGTGGTCGCCGGGTTTGTCGTCGACGAGCTCCAGGGAATTGCCGACAGCGGTGACCGCAATCGGCGGCGCCGGGGGCGTCGCGGGCTCGACGTTCTCGAAGCGCTCACCGAGGTGCCGTGGTTGACGGTCCGCTCCGAGCCGCGCACCTTCCCCCTGTTCGAGGAAGTAGACGCCAAGCTCGTCGCCCTGGCGGACGACCTCGGGGCACGATTGGTGACCACCGATCACAACCTCGCCAAGGCGGCCGCTTTGAGGGGGCTCGAAGTGCTCGATCTGCAGGCACTCGGCGACCTCCTCAAATCTGGCCCCATGGCGGGCGAGACGGTGCGGATCCTCGTCGAGCGCGCCGGTACGGAGCCCGGCCAGGGCATCGCCTTTCTCGAGGATGGGACCATGGTCGTGGTCGAGGGGGCTGCCGGCATCGTCGGCGACGAGGTGGACGTCGAAGTCACCAGCGCCCTGCGTACCTCGGTGGGCCGCATGCTGTTCGCGAGGCTGGAGGAGTGA
- a CDS encoding 2-C-methyl-D-erythritol 4-phosphate cytidylyltransferase codes for MTTAGIVVAAGRGERFGGDKALVRLGGRPLWEWAREALATAGADPVVVVGDIPGGIPGGRRRRDSVRAGLDAVMGSEFVLVHDAARPLASPALVSAVLARLHAGGVDGVIPVVPVRDTLKLIQGDRVASTADRGDLAAAQTPQGFIAETLRRSHDASDEDATDDAELVERFGGVVVVVAGEERNLKITYPGDLAVAEGLLR; via the coding sequence GTGACCACGGCCGGCATCGTCGTCGCCGCCGGCAGGGGTGAGCGTTTCGGTGGCGACAAGGCGCTGGTGCGTCTCGGCGGTCGTCCACTCTGGGAGTGGGCGAGGGAGGCGCTGGCTACGGCGGGGGCCGACCCGGTCGTCGTCGTCGGCGACATACCCGGCGGCATTCCCGGTGGTCGGCGTCGCCGGGACTCGGTGCGCGCCGGACTCGATGCCGTGATGGGCTCGGAGTTCGTGTTGGTGCACGATGCGGCGCGTCCTCTCGCCTCGCCTGCGTTGGTCTCGGCGGTGCTGGCACGACTCCACGCCGGAGGGGTCGATGGCGTGATCCCGGTGGTCCCGGTACGCGACACCCTCAAGCTCATCCAGGGGGATCGGGTGGCGTCCACGGCCGATCGAGGCGACCTGGCGGCGGCCCAGACACCACAGGGGTTCATCGCCGAGACGCTGCGCCGCAGTCACGATGCCTCGGACGAGGACGCCACCGACGATGCGGAACTGGTCGAGCGGTTCGGCGGCGTCGTCGTCGTGGTGGCGGGGGAGGAGCGCAATCTGAAGATCACCTACCCCGGGGACCTCGCTGTCGCCGAGGGACTCCTCCGATGA
- the ispF gene encoding 2-C-methyl-D-erythritol 2,4-cyclodiphosphate synthase: MRVGWGFDAHRFAEVGSVRLGGIVVDDRRGVVATSDGDVLAHAVADALLGAACLGDIGALFPSSDAAWADADSMDLLRRVVTLIAEAGYRIGSVDATVVAETVWVAPQRDAIRIALADGLGVDPAAVSVKATTTDGLGFLGRDEGIAAMALVVLE, from the coding sequence ATGAGGGTCGGCTGGGGCTTCGATGCCCACCGCTTCGCCGAGGTGGGCTCCGTGCGCCTCGGGGGGATCGTGGTCGACGACCGGCGCGGCGTGGTCGCCACGTCGGATGGCGATGTTCTTGCTCATGCGGTGGCCGACGCTCTCCTCGGCGCGGCTTGCCTGGGTGACATCGGCGCGCTGTTTCCGTCCTCGGATGCGGCGTGGGCGGACGCCGACAGCATGGACCTGCTGCGGCGGGTCGTCACCTTGATCGCCGAGGCCGGGTATCGGATCGGCAGTGTCGACGCCACTGTGGTCGCCGAGACCGTTTGGGTCGCCCCCCAGCGCGACGCCATTCGCATCGCGCTCGCCGACGGACTCGGCGTAGACCCGGCCGCGGTGTCGGTCAAGGCGACGACGACGGACGGCCTCGGCTTCCTGGGCCGCGACGAGGGCATCGCCGCCATGGCGTTGGTCGTCCTGGAGTAG
- a CDS encoding glycerophosphodiester phosphodiesterase, with translation MTDRPLIVAHRGARSVAPENTVEAFIRAGELGADGVELDVRLTVDGHLVVHHDALIAGEATPINGLSLIEVRRCHPAVPTLSQALEACGDLWVDIEVKNNPTDPDWDPEDRAVLAAIEEIDRIGARDRVLVSSFNLPTVDTALSAGLETGWLLPRGIEPLTAAGEWPGHPWVLPSAKAVHGAMADRVVEAFRPLGTQVGVWTVNDAAEMRRLERAGVSAIFTDDVALAVATLRG, from the coding sequence ATGACTGATCGTCCGCTGATCGTTGCTCATCGGGGGGCGCGCTCGGTCGCGCCGGAGAACACGGTCGAGGCCTTCATACGAGCCGGCGAACTCGGCGCCGATGGTGTCGAGCTCGACGTACGCCTGACCGTCGACGGCCACCTCGTGGTGCATCACGACGCCCTCATCGCCGGCGAGGCGACACCGATCAACGGCCTGAGCCTCATCGAGGTGCGCCGATGCCACCCGGCCGTACCCACGCTCTCCCAGGCCCTGGAGGCATGCGGCGACCTCTGGGTGGACATCGAGGTCAAGAACAATCCGACCGATCCCGACTGGGATCCCGAGGACCGTGCCGTCCTCGCCGCCATCGAGGAGATCGACCGCATCGGTGCCCGGGACCGCGTGTTGGTCAGCTCGTTCAACCTCCCGACGGTGGATACCGCGCTATCGGCAGGACTCGAGACCGGGTGGCTCCTCCCCCGGGGCATCGAACCGCTCACCGCCGCCGGCGAGTGGCCAGGACACCCGTGGGTCCTGCCCTCCGCGAAGGCCGTCCACGGCGCGATGGCGGATCGGGTCGTCGAGGCATTCCGACCTCTTGGCACTCAGGTGGGGGTTTGGACCGTCAACGACGCCGCCGAGATGCGTCGACTCGAGCGGGCCGGTGTGTCGGCGATCTTCACCGACGACGTGGCACTGGCCGTGGCGACTCTGCGAGGCTGA